The following are encoded together in the Chlorocebus sabaeus isolate Y175 chromosome 12, mChlSab1.0.hap1, whole genome shotgun sequence genome:
- the RPP25L gene encoding ribonuclease P protein subunit p25-like protein: MEHYRKAGSVELPAPSPMPQLPPDTLEMRVRDGSKIRNLLGLALGRLEGGSARHVVFSGSGRAAGKAVSCAEIVKRRVPGLHQLTKLRFLQTEDSWVPASPDTGLDPLTVRRHVPAVWVLLSRDPLDPNECGYQPPGAPPGLGSMPSSSCGPRSRRRARDTRS; the protein is encoded by the coding sequence ATGGAGCACTACCGGAAAGCTGGCTCTGTAGAGCTCCCAGCGCCTTCCCCAATGCCCCAGCTACCTCCTGATACCCTTGAGATGCGGGTCCGAGATGGCAGCAAAATTCGCAACCTTCTGGGACTGGCTCTGGGTCGGTTGGAGGGCGGCAGTGCACGGCATGTGGTGTTCTCAGGTTCTGGCAGGGCTGCAGGAAAGGCTGTCAGCTGCGCTGAGATTGTCAAGCGGAGGGTCCCAGGCCTGCACCAGCTCACGAAGCTACGTTTCCTGCAGACTGAGGACAGCTGGGTCCCAGCCTCACCTGACACAGGGCTAGACCCCCTCACAGTGCGCCGCCATGTGCCTGCAGTGTGGGTACTGCTCAGCCGGGACCCCCTGGACCCCAATGAGTGTGGCTACCAACCCCCAGGGGCACCCCCTGGCCTGGGTTCCAtgcccagctccagctgtggcccTCGTTCCCGAAGAAGGGCTCGAGACACCCGATCGTGA
- the DCTN3 gene encoding dynactin subunit 3 isoform X1 has protein sequence MAGLTDVQRLQARVEELERWVYGPGGARGSRKVADGLVKVQVALGNIASKRERVKILYKKIEDLIKYLDPEYIDRIAIPDASKLQFILAEEQFILSQVALLEQVNALVPMLDSAHIKAVPEHAAHLQHLAQIHIQQQDQCVEITEESKALLEEYNKTTMLLSKQFVQWDELLCQLEAAKQVKPAEE, from the exons ATGGCCGGTCTGACTGACGTGCAGCGGCTGCAGGCCCGAGTGGAAGAGCTGGAACGCTGGGTGTACGGGCCGGGCGGGGCGCGCGGCTCGCGGAAG GTGGCTGACGGCCTGGTCAAGGTGCAGGTGGCTTTGGGGAACATTGCCAGCAAGAGGGAGAGGGTGAAGATTCTCTACAAAAAGA TTGAAGATCTGATCAAGTACCTGGATCCTGAGTACATCGACCGCATTGCCATACCTGATGCTTCTAAGCTGCAGTTCATCTTAGCAG agGAGCAGTTTATCCTCTCCCAGGTTGCACTCCTGGAGCAGGTGAATGCCTTGGTGCCCATGCTGGACAGTGCTCACATCAAAG CCGTTCCTGAGCATGCCGCCCACCTGCAGCACTTGGCCCAGATCCACATTCAGCAGCAG GACCAGTGTGTGGAGATCACTGAGGAGTCCAAGGCTCTCCTGGAGGAATACAACAAGACT ACAATGCTTCTATCCAAGCAATTTGTGCAGTGGGATGAGCTACTTTGCCAGCTAGAGGCCGCCAAGCAAGTGAAGCCAGCAGAGGAATGA
- the DCTN3 gene encoding dynactin subunit 3 isoform X2, translating to MAGLTDVQRLQARVEELERWVYGPGGARGSRKVADGLVKVQVALGNIASKRERVKILYKKIEDLIKYLDPEYIDRIAIPDASKLQFILAEEQFILSQVALLEQVNALVPMLDSAHIKAVPEHAAHLQHLAQIHIQQQAPFCATFWPYRTSVWRSLRSPRLSWRNTTRLQCFYPSNLCSGMSYFAS from the exons ATGGCCGGTCTGACTGACGTGCAGCGGCTGCAGGCCCGAGTGGAAGAGCTGGAACGCTGGGTGTACGGGCCGGGCGGGGCGCGCGGCTCGCGGAAG GTGGCTGACGGCCTGGTCAAGGTGCAGGTGGCTTTGGGGAACATTGCCAGCAAGAGGGAGAGGGTGAAGATTCTCTACAAAAAGA TTGAAGATCTGATCAAGTACCTGGATCCTGAGTACATCGACCGCATTGCCATACCTGATGCTTCTAAGCTGCAGTTCATCTTAGCAG agGAGCAGTTTATCCTCTCCCAGGTTGCACTCCTGGAGCAGGTGAATGCCTTGGTGCCCATGCTGGACAGTGCTCACATCAAAG CCGTTCCTGAGCATGCCGCCCACCTGCAGCACTTGGCCCAGATCCACATTCAGCAGCAG GCTCCTTTCTGTGCTACATTCTGGCCCTACAGGACCAGTGTGTGGAGATCACTGAGGAGTCCAAGGCTCTCCTGGAGGAATACAACAAGACT ACAATGCTTCTATCCAAGCAATTTGTGCAGTGGGATGAGCTACTTTGCCAGCTAG
- the ARID3C gene encoding AT-rich interactive domain-containing protein 3C: MHVCKPQHACSWGQRVGRAGVVKARGETSILTRPSTHTQASCRGIPLLIAACPGRWHCGDHVTERVRLGSCAPELVTRCVGMWTRLFVCGSPVLSVGVGARLVRLGGALVQSPVAVEPSLSHDSPAALQRPLPPKLAGRKVGDTCWAAESGRAHRGLSPCAPPALSGSGPAPAAAASNAASERTAARGAQGGGSAPRGPSRGQGRQGGGQSKGSAVETPGAAGHARQAALSSGSRLVPGPPSAGGLRLEAVMEALQKQQAARLAQGVGPLAPARSLLPPGPPLPDHRTLQAPEGALGEVGTEEEEDAEEDEEEGEEARAEEEAAEENHPGAQGPSSPSSQPPGLHPHEWTYEEQFKQLYELDADPKRKEFLDDLFSFMQKRGTPVNRVPIMAKQVLDLYALFRLVTAKGGLVEVINRKVWREVTRGLSLPTTITSAAFTLRTQYMKYLYPYECETRALSSPGELQAAIDSNRREGRRQAYTATPLFGLAGPPPRGALGPALGAGPAPRATPSSPGPAQGSASGLPAHACAQLSPSPIKKEESGIPTPRLALPVGLALGPTREKLAPEEPPEKRAVLMGPMDPPRPGMPPSFLPRGKVPLREERLDGPLNLAGSGISSINMALEINGVVYTGVLFARRQPVPASQGPTNPAPPPSTGPPSSTFP; encoded by the exons atgcatgtgtgcaaaCCGCAGCATGCCTGCAGTTGGGGACAGCGCgtgggcagggcaggggtggTCAAGGCAAGGGGAGAAACTTCTATTCTGACCAGACCCTCCACGCACACCCAAGCATCTTGCAGAGGGATTCCCCTCCTGATCGCAGCCTGCCCAGGCCGTTGGCACTGTGGTGACCATGTCACCGAACGTGTGAGACTGGGCAGCTGCGCGCCTGAACTTGTGACAAGGTGCGTTGGTATGTGGACGCGGCTGTTTGTGTGTGGAAGTCCAGTGCTGAGTGTGGGTGTCGGGGCACGACTTGTGAGGCTGGGCGGGGCTCTGGTCCAGAGTCCGGTGGCGGTGGAGCCCTCACTTTCGCACGATTCCCCTGCAGCTCTCCAGCGCCCCCTGCCCCCGAAGCTGGCTGGAAGGAAGGTGGGAGACACCTGTTGGGCGGCTGAGAGCGGCAGAGCCCACAGGGGCCTCTCCCCATGCGCCCCGCCCGCCCTGTCCGGCTCGGGTCCCGCCCCCGCGGCCGCCGCAAGCAACGCGGCGAGTGAGCGCACAGCGGCCAGAGGAGCACAGGGCGGCGGGAGCGCACCGCGGGGACCCAGCCGAGGCCAGGGCCGCCAGGGAGGCGGGCAGAGCAAAGGCAGCGCCGTGGAGACGCCGGGGGCAGCGGGCCACGCCAGGCAG GCGGCCCTTTCCTCGGGGTCCCGCCTGGTACCAGGGCCCCCCTCAGCTGGGGGACTGCGCCTGGAAGCTGTCATGGAGGCCCTGCAGAAGCAGCAGGCAGCTCGGCTGGCCCAGGGGGTGGGGCCATTGGCCCCTGCACGCTCGCTGCTGCCACCCGGGCCTCCCCTGCCTGACCACCGGACCCTACAGGCCCCTGAGGGGGCCTTGGGGGAGGTTGGgactgaggaagaggaagatgctgaagaagatgaggaggagggggaggaagccAGGGCAGAGGAGGAGGCAGCTGAGGAGAACCATCCAGGGGCCCAGGGCCCCAGCTCACCTTCTAGCCAGCCCCCTGGACTCCATCCCCACGAGTGGACCTACGAGGAACAATTCAAGCAG CTGTATGAGCTCGATGCAGACCCCAAGAGGAAGGAATTTCTGGATGACCTGTTTAGCTTCATGCAAAAGAGGG GGACGCCAGTGAACCGCGTGCCCATCATGGCGAAGCAGGTGCTGGACCTGTACGCTCTGTTTCGTCTGGTGACCGCCAAGGGCGGCCTGGTGGAAGTCATCAACCGCAAAGTGTGGCGGGAAGTCACGCGCGGCCTCAGCCtacccaccaccatcacctcgGCCGCCTTCACTCTACGCACCCA GTACATGAAGTACTTGTACCCGTACGAGTGCGAGACTCGAGCGCTCAGCTCCCCAGGGGAGCTCCAGGCCGCCATAGACAGCAATCGGCGCGAAGGCCGTCGCCAGGCTTACACCGCTACTCCACTCTTTGGCTTGGCAGGGCCGCCCCCTCGGGGCGCTCTGGGCCCTGCCTTGGGTGCCGGCCCCGCCCCTCGGGCGACCCCATCCAGCCCCGGCCCCGCCCAGGGTTCCGCCTCCGGCCTGCCAGCGCACGCATGCGCTCAGTTGAGTCCAAGCCCTATTAAGAAAG AGGAGAGTGGAATTCCAACCCCTCGCCTGGCACTGCCTGTGGGCCTGGCATTGGGACCTACACGGGAGAAACTGGCACCAGAGGAGCCCCCAGAAAAGAGAGCTGTGCTGATGGGGCCCATGGACCCACCTCGACCTGGCATGCCCCCCAGTTTCCTGCCCCGTGGCAAGGTTCCCCTGAGGG AAGAGCGGCTGGATGGGCCTCTTAATCTGGCAGGCAGTGGCATCAGCAGTATCAACATGGCCCTAGAGATCAACGGGGTGGTCTACACTG GTGTCCTCTTTGCCCGCCGCCAGCCTGTGCCAGCTTCCCAGGGTCCAACCAACCCTGCACCCCCACCCTCTACAGGGCCCCCTTCCAGCACCTTCCCCTGA
- the SIGMAR1 gene encoding sigma non-opioid intracellular receptor 1 isoform X1, translated as MQWAVGRRWAWAALLLAVAAVLTQVVWLWLGTQSFVFQREEIAQLARQYAGLDHELAFSRLIVELRRLHPGHVLPDEELQWVFVNAGGWMGAMCLLHASLSEYVLLFGTALGSRGHSGRYWAEISDTIISGTFHQWREGTTKSEVFYPGETVVHGPGEATAVEWGPNTWMVEYGRGVIPSTLAFALADTVFSTQDFLTLFYTLRSYARGLRLELTTYLFGQDP; from the exons ATGCAGTGGGCCGTGGGCCGGCGGTGGGCGTGGGCCGCGCTGCTCCTGGCTGTCGCAGCGGTGCTGACCCAGGTCGTCTGGCTCTGGCTGGGTACGCAGAGCTTCGTCTTCCAGCGCGAAGAGATAGCGCAGTTGGCGCGGCAGTACGCTG GGCTGGACCACGAGCTGGCCTTCTCTCGGCTGATCGTGGAGCTGCGGCGGCTGCACCCAGGCCACGTGCTGCCCGACGAGGAGCTGCAGTGGGTGTTCGTGAATGCGGGTGGCTGGATGGGCGCCATGTGCCTTCTGCATGCCTCGCTGTCCGAGTATGTGCTGCTCTTCGGCACCGCCCTAGGCTCCCGCGGCCACTCGG GGCGCTACTGGGCTGAGATCTCGGATACCATCATCTCTGGCACCTTCCACCAGTGGAGAGAGGGCACCACCAAAAGTGAGGTCTTCTACCCAG GGGAGACGGTAGTGCATGGGCCTGGTGAGGCAACAGCTGTGGAGTGGGGGCCAAACACATGGATGGTGGAGTACGGCCGGGGTGTCATCCCATCCACCCTGGCCTTCGCGCTGGCCGACACTGTCTTCAGCACCCAGGACTTCCTCACCCTCTTCTATACTCTTCGCTCCTATGCTCGGGGCCTCCGGCTTGAGCTCACCACCTACCTCTTCGGCCAGGATCCTTGA
- the SIGMAR1 gene encoding sigma non-opioid intracellular receptor 1 isoform X2, which produces MRVAGWAPCAFCMPRCPRRYWAEISDTIISGTFHQWREGTTKSEVFYPGETVVHGPGEATAVEWGPNTWMVEYGRGVIPSTLAFALADTVFSTQDFLTLFYTLRSYARGLRLELTTYLFGQDP; this is translated from the exons ATGCGGGTGGCTGGATGGGCGCCATGTGCCTTCTGCATGCCTCGCTGTCCGA GGCGCTACTGGGCTGAGATCTCGGATACCATCATCTCTGGCACCTTCCACCAGTGGAGAGAGGGCACCACCAAAAGTGAGGTCTTCTACCCAG GGGAGACGGTAGTGCATGGGCCTGGTGAGGCAACAGCTGTGGAGTGGGGGCCAAACACATGGATGGTGGAGTACGGCCGGGGTGTCATCCCATCCACCCTGGCCTTCGCGCTGGCCGACACTGTCTTCAGCACCCAGGACTTCCTCACCCTCTTCTATACTCTTCGCTCCTATGCTCGGGGCCTCCGGCTTGAGCTCACCACCTACCTCTTCGGCCAGGATCCTTGA